A genome region from Zetaproteobacteria bacterium includes the following:
- a CDS encoding P-II family nitrogen regulator, translated as MKKIEAIIKPFKLDDVKDALEDVDIHGMTVTEVKGHGRQKGHSELYRGAEYVVDFLPKVKIELVVEDPQVEEAVQAIVEAARTGKVGDGKIFVLPVEQAIRIRTGETDRNAI; from the coding sequence ATGAAGAAGATTGAGGCGATCATCAAGCCGTTCAAGCTCGACGACGTCAAGGATGCGCTGGAGGATGTCGACATCCACGGCATGACCGTCACCGAGGTCAAGGGGCACGGCCGCCAGAAGGGGCACAGCGAGCTCTACCGGGGGGCGGAGTATGTGGTCGACTTCCTGCCCAAGGTGAAGATCGAGCTGGTGGTGGAGGATCCACAGGTGGAGGAGGCGGTACAGGCGATCGTCGAGGCGGCCCGCACCGGCAAGGTGGGCGACGGCAAGATCTTCGTCCTGCCGGTGGAGCAGGCGATCCGCATCCGCACCGGGGAGACCGACCGCAACGCCATCTGA
- a CDS encoding response regulator, whose amino-acid sequence MALILIVDDVPSNRDLAAELLTLEEYEVAQAENGQQALEFVARRRPDLILMDLRMPVMDGVEATRRLKADAATRSIPILALTASVMVGERERILREGFDGFITKPIDFDELLDGVARALEEGGRR is encoded by the coding sequence ATGGCGTTGATCTTGATCGTGGACGATGTGCCGAGCAATCGGGATCTGGCGGCGGAGCTGCTCACGCTGGAGGAGTACGAGGTGGCGCAGGCCGAGAATGGGCAGCAGGCGCTGGAGTTCGTCGCCCGGCGGCGGCCGGATCTGATCCTGATGGATCTGCGCATGCCGGTGATGGATGGGGTGGAGGCGACGCGCAGGCTCAAGGCGGATGCGGCGACCCGCTCGATTCCCATCCTGGCGCTGACCGCCTCGGTGATGGTCGGTGAGCGCGAGCGCATCCTGCGCGAGGGGTTCGACGGCTTCATCACCAAGCCGATCGATTTCGACGAGCTGCTCGATGGGGTGGCGCGGGCGCTGGAGGAGGGGGGCCGCCGGTAG
- a CDS encoding response regulator, with protein MTDGGKRVGTSGRATLARRLPLRLALLFAPLLVGALIVLSLFQHRVVAQQEAARIKLAADTMVSSLKAIMLAGHGDIARDWMKRVAALPEFESAIIFRVDGTEAFRDQKTIDQVNAFIGERRFSRADDGVPPRHIDDPAFAAIAAGRRGALLRRDGDRITYLLPIHVEEPCLRCHGYTSHPIRGVLRLAVDSRASEVLEEGQERMAWLALFMVLLLAVGTWWLLRREVLTDLLALSDDVARVEVGDRGHRSAIRRDDEIGRLAMSFNRMLDSLHASELRLRATLDQQRALTEAVIALAGEQVSDALLTRVAELAMEMTGARYAMIAHQLDGERHFVPLGMEPEQLARLEGNPPQGRGLLGLLWRERRFVRVDDIAAHPLSAGFPEGHAPMRTLLGGPITFGDELLGVLYLTEKEGGAPFTEEDERLLRTLNSACGVALANSRTLAGLEQRVRERTEKLTRANEQLRQHELELELANDELRRANEFKDQFLANTSHELRTPLNAIIGFSELLANPRMGELNAKQKKFVQNIHNSGKGLLSVINNLLDLSKIESGMMDLHHESCRPAQLLEDVLEVMRPLADKKSIELRGSCAMEQEQSIFTDPGKLRQVLINLVGNAVKFTPDGGRIEVALRLLRHDGRLLLEGRVSDNGEGISEEDQERIFEPFVQAEAGLTRSHGGTGLGLSLTRKLVEMMGGGIAVESTLGEGSTFTFTVEVEAGDSEMIGAAIEEQAAGEAEAEAAPDATDGAPQQSGRQEPPLGKVKPVVLVVDGDHERAAAVAAILQHGGYDAVQTELAQVEEVATAYDPFLILLGVPDDPVELYRDLQQLRSAKCTRDLPVTLLGGTAAEPSFSFGTIDSVEKRLSDETLGEMLAHHSFQVARQANTSLVLVVDDEPSVREYMQEKLTSEGYRPLLAKDGPEGVEMARVHQPDMIILDLMMPGMSGFEVVEQLKRHPETADIPVMIFTAKDLKREEVMRLGQEVDKVLAKGSVGPKELLREMRSIELLYPAQAKLIDATVRMYNLRYLRLRLAQECNRAERYSHSFGLVGWEITNFRRLSEQYGYRSLNAALHTMSEQVRRALRGGDVAIRMGESRFAVLLTGIDEDGVERVREKLQYRLQSQRHPVVGTFAVVTAAVSHVSGMEPRELIDVLERRLNRKIA; from the coding sequence GTGACGGACGGCGGGAAGCGGGTCGGAACATCGGGAAGGGCGACGCTGGCCCGGCGGCTGCCGCTCAGGCTGGCGCTGCTCTTCGCACCGCTGCTGGTCGGCGCGCTGATCGTCCTCTCCCTCTTCCAGCACCGGGTGGTGGCGCAGCAGGAGGCGGCGCGCATCAAACTGGCCGCCGACACCATGGTCTCCAGCCTCAAGGCGATCATGCTCGCCGGCCACGGCGACATCGCCCGCGACTGGATGAAGCGGGTGGCCGCGCTGCCGGAGTTCGAGTCGGCGATCATCTTCCGCGTCGACGGCACCGAGGCCTTCCGCGATCAGAAGACCATCGACCAGGTCAACGCCTTCATCGGAGAGCGGCGCTTCTCCCGCGCCGACGACGGCGTCCCGCCGCGCCATATCGATGATCCGGCCTTTGCCGCCATCGCCGCCGGGCGGCGCGGCGCGCTGCTGCGGCGCGACGGCGACCGCATCACCTACCTGCTGCCGATCCATGTCGAGGAGCCCTGCCTGCGCTGCCATGGCTACACCAGCCATCCGATCCGCGGCGTGCTGCGGCTGGCGGTCGACTCGCGTGCCTCCGAGGTGTTGGAGGAGGGGCAGGAGCGGATGGCGTGGCTGGCGCTCTTCATGGTGTTGCTGCTCGCCGTCGGCACCTGGTGGCTGCTGCGGCGCGAGGTGCTCACCGATCTGCTCGCCCTCTCCGACGACGTCGCCCGGGTGGAGGTGGGCGACCGCGGCCACCGCAGCGCCATCCGGCGCGACGACGAGATCGGCCGGCTGGCGATGAGCTTCAACCGGATGCTCGACTCGCTCCACGCCTCGGAGCTGCGGCTGCGCGCCACACTAGATCAGCAGCGGGCGTTGACCGAGGCGGTGATCGCCCTTGCCGGCGAGCAGGTGAGCGATGCGCTGCTCACCCGCGTGGCCGAGCTGGCCATGGAGATGACCGGCGCCCGCTACGCCATGATCGCCCACCAGCTCGACGGCGAGCGCCACTTCGTGCCGTTGGGGATGGAGCCCGAGCAGCTCGCCCGGCTGGAGGGGAACCCGCCCCAGGGGCGGGGGCTGCTCGGCCTGCTCTGGCGCGAGCGCCGCTTCGTCCGCGTCGACGACATCGCCGCCCATCCATTGAGCGCCGGCTTCCCCGAGGGGCATGCGCCGATGCGCACCCTGCTCGGCGGGCCGATCACCTTCGGCGACGAGCTGCTCGGCGTGCTCTACCTGACCGAGAAGGAGGGTGGGGCCCCCTTCACCGAGGAGGACGAGCGGCTGTTGCGCACGCTCAACTCCGCCTGCGGCGTGGCGTTGGCCAACAGCCGCACCCTGGCCGGGCTGGAGCAGCGGGTGCGCGAGCGCACCGAGAAGCTGACCCGGGCCAACGAGCAGCTGCGCCAGCACGAGCTGGAGCTGGAGCTGGCCAACGATGAGCTGCGCCGGGCCAACGAGTTCAAGGATCAGTTCCTGGCCAACACCAGCCACGAGCTGCGCACGCCGCTCAACGCCATCATCGGCTTCTCCGAGCTGCTCGCCAACCCGCGCATGGGCGAGCTCAACGCCAAGCAGAAGAAGTTCGTGCAGAACATCCACAACAGCGGCAAGGGGCTGCTGTCGGTGATCAACAACCTGCTCGACCTCTCCAAGATCGAGTCGGGGATGATGGATCTGCACCACGAGTCGTGCCGGCCGGCGCAGCTGCTCGAGGATGTGCTCGAGGTGATGCGACCGCTGGCCGACAAGAAGTCGATCGAGCTTCGCGGCTCCTGCGCCATGGAGCAGGAGCAGAGCATCTTCACCGATCCGGGCAAGCTGCGGCAGGTGCTGATCAACCTGGTGGGCAACGCGGTCAAGTTCACCCCCGACGGCGGGCGGATCGAGGTGGCGCTGCGGCTGCTGCGGCACGACGGGCGGCTGCTGCTCGAAGGGCGGGTGAGCGACAACGGCGAGGGGATCAGCGAAGAGGATCAGGAGCGCATTTTCGAGCCATTCGTTCAGGCCGAGGCGGGGCTGACCCGCAGCCATGGCGGCACCGGGCTGGGGCTGTCGCTGACCCGCAAGCTGGTCGAGATGATGGGCGGCGGCATCGCGGTGGAGAGCACGCTGGGCGAGGGGAGCACCTTCACCTTCACCGTAGAGGTGGAGGCGGGCGACTCCGAGATGATCGGCGCCGCCATTGAGGAGCAGGCCGCGGGTGAGGCGGAGGCGGAGGCCGCGCCCGACGCAACCGATGGGGCGCCGCAGCAGAGTGGCCGGCAGGAGCCGCCGCTCGGCAAGGTCAAGCCGGTGGTGCTGGTGGTCGATGGCGACCACGAACGGGCGGCGGCGGTGGCGGCGATCCTGCAGCACGGCGGCTACGACGCGGTGCAGACCGAGCTGGCCCAGGTGGAGGAGGTGGCCACCGCCTACGACCCCTTCCTCATCCTGCTCGGCGTGCCCGACGATCCGGTGGAGCTCTACCGCGATCTGCAGCAGCTGCGTTCGGCCAAATGCACCCGCGATCTGCCGGTGACCCTGCTCGGCGGCACGGCGGCCGAGCCCAGCTTCTCCTTCGGCACCATCGATTCGGTCGAGAAGCGCCTCTCCGACGAGACGCTGGGCGAGATGCTGGCCCACCACAGCTTCCAGGTTGCCCGTCAGGCCAATACCTCGCTGGTGCTGGTGGTCGATGACGAACCGTCGGTGCGCGAGTACATGCAGGAGAAGCTGACCAGCGAGGGCTACCGGCCGCTGCTGGCCAAGGATGGTCCGGAGGGGGTGGAGATGGCCCGGGTCCATCAGCCGGACATGATCATCCTCGATCTGATGATGCCGGGGATGAGCGGCTTCGAGGTGGTCGAGCAGCTCAAGCGCCATCCTGAGACCGCCGACATCCCGGTGATGATCTTCACCGCCAAGGATCTCAAGCGCGAAGAGGTGATGCGCTTAGGTCAGGAGGTGGACAAGGTGCTGGCCAAGGGCTCGGTCGGGCCCAAGGAGCTGCTGCGCGAGATGCGCAGCATCGAGCTGCTCTATCCGGCGCAGGCCAAGCTGATCGACGCCACCGTGCGCATGTACAACCTGCGCTATCTACGGCTGCGGCTGGCCCAGGAGTGCAACCGTGCCGAGCGCTACAGCCACAGCTTCGGCCTGGTCGGCTGGGAGATCACCAACTTCCGCCGCTTGAGCGAGCAGTACGGCTACCGCAGCCTGAACGCCGCGTTGCACACCATGAGCGAGCAGGTGCGCCGCGCGCTGCGCGGCGGCGATGTGGCCATCCGCATGGGCGAGAGCCGCTTTGCCGTGTTGCTCACCGGTATCGACGAGGATGGCGTGGAGCGGGTGCGCGAGAAGCTGCAGTATCGGCTGCAGAGCCAGCGCCACCCGGTGGTGGGCACCTTCGCGGTGGTCACCGCCGCAGTGTCCCATGTCTCCGGCATGGAGCCGCGCGAGCTGATCGACGTGCTCGAGCGGCGGCTGAACCGCAAGATCGCGTAA
- a CDS encoding PAS domain S-box protein has protein sequence MGHAVPGPGRSGLSPDTLRKRYLALLTDYSAGGDEALLHQAQQFGREMVAARVPPEQIADMHHCAMIALRERLPDHDCRTLLTTGSRILSEILMSYGLAFRESLSRSELEERLRLASEVVENTQDGVIVTDPNGVIIQVNPAFCTVTGYSAEEAIGKTPAILKSGRQDTAFYREMWRAIREEGRWSGKLWNRRKNGDIYPEHLSITTVYDRSGRPSHLVGVFSDISRQELLEEQLRQSSKMESIGTLVGGIAHDFNNMLAGLSGNLYLLANRIDKRDPCYNRIAQMEAICARAGEMIAQLLAFARKGVVEMQEIPFTSFLKEAVKLARVAIPENVCFRYTIPAEQLVVRGDATQLQQVVMNLLNNARDAVAGRERPEIEVVLACYEPDDDFRARHPHRVGEGAWFVHLTVRDNGIGIPAELLNQIFDPFFTTKEEGKGTGLGLSMVYGAVQSHGGIIEVESRSNLGTAFHIYLPLVGHDAGGECPAREAEAGAVGEARMAAAPLILLADDNPGVRASTAEVLEEMGYRVCTAADGEEAWALYRGRAGGYDLVLLDVVMPHIDGLRLAAMIREVAPDQPILFATGYDKERLFQGRDAALADIPVLSKPFRFDRLDRTIREVIAGRG, from the coding sequence ATGGGTCATGCGGTTCCTGGGCCCGGCCGGTCCGGTTTGAGCCCGGACACCCTGCGCAAGCGCTACCTCGCACTGCTCACCGATTACAGCGCCGGCGGCGACGAGGCGCTGCTCCACCAGGCGCAGCAGTTCGGCCGCGAGATGGTGGCGGCTCGGGTGCCGCCGGAGCAGATCGCCGACATGCACCATTGCGCCATGATCGCGCTGCGCGAGCGTCTGCCCGACCATGACTGCCGGACGCTGCTCACCACCGGCAGCCGCATCCTCTCCGAGATCCTGATGAGCTACGGGCTGGCCTTCCGCGAGTCGCTCAGCCGCAGCGAGCTGGAGGAGCGGCTGCGTCTCGCCTCCGAGGTGGTGGAGAACACCCAGGACGGGGTGATCGTCACCGACCCCAACGGGGTGATCATCCAGGTCAACCCGGCCTTCTGCACGGTGACCGGTTACAGCGCCGAGGAGGCGATCGGCAAGACGCCGGCGATCCTCAAGTCGGGGCGGCAGGATACCGCCTTCTACCGCGAGATGTGGCGCGCCATCCGCGAGGAGGGGCGCTGGTCGGGCAAGCTGTGGAACCGGCGCAAGAACGGCGATATCTACCCCGAACATCTCTCGATCACCACCGTCTACGACCGCAGCGGTAGGCCGTCCCATCTGGTCGGCGTCTTCTCCGACATCAGCCGGCAGGAGTTGCTGGAGGAGCAGTTGCGCCAATCCTCCAAGATGGAGTCGATCGGCACGCTGGTCGGCGGCATCGCCCATGACTTCAACAACATGCTCGCCGGGCTCTCGGGCAACCTCTACCTGCTCGCCAACCGGATCGACAAACGGGATCCCTGCTACAACCGCATCGCCCAGATGGAGGCGATCTGCGCCCGCGCCGGCGAGATGATCGCCCAGCTGCTCGCCTTCGCCCGCAAGGGGGTGGTGGAGATGCAGGAGATCCCCTTCACCTCCTTCCTCAAGGAGGCGGTCAAGCTGGCCCGGGTGGCCATCCCGGAGAACGTCTGCTTCCGCTACACCATCCCGGCCGAACAGTTGGTCGTCCGCGGCGACGCCACCCAACTGCAGCAGGTGGTGATGAACCTGCTCAACAACGCGCGCGACGCCGTCGCCGGGCGGGAGCGGCCGGAGATCGAGGTGGTGCTGGCCTGCTACGAGCCGGACGACGACTTCCGCGCCCGTCATCCTCACCGGGTGGGGGAGGGGGCCTGGTTCGTCCATCTGACGGTGCGCGACAACGGCATCGGCATCCCCGCCGAGCTGCTCAATCAGATCTTCGACCCCTTCTTCACCACCAAGGAGGAGGGAAAGGGGACCGGGCTCGGCCTCTCCATGGTTTACGGCGCCGTCCAGAGCCACGGCGGCATCATCGAGGTGGAGAGCCGGAGCAACCTCGGCACCGCCTTCCACATCTACCTGCCATTGGTCGGCCACGACGCCGGAGGGGAGTGTCCGGCGCGGGAGGCGGAGGCGGGTGCGGTCGGGGAGGCGCGCATGGCCGCCGCGCCGCTGATCCTGCTGGCCGACGACAACCCTGGCGTACGCGCCAGTACGGCCGAGGTGCTGGAGGAGATGGGCTACCGGGTGTGCACCGCGGCCGACGGCGAGGAGGCGTGGGCGCTCTACCGCGGCCGGGCGGGCGGGTACGATCTGGTGCTGCTCGACGTGGTGATGCCCCACATCGACGGCTTGCGGCTGGCCGCCATGATCCGCGAGGTGGCGCCCGATCAGCCGATCCTCTTCGCCACCGGCTACGACAAGGAGCGGCTCTTCCAGGGGCGTGACGCGGCGCTGGCCGATATTCCGGTGCTGAGCAAGCCCTTCCGCTTCGACCGGCTGGACCGTACCATTCGTGAGGTGATCGCCGGGCGGGGTTGA
- a CDS encoding HD domain-containing protein — protein sequence MPRRQRCAGRRGGGAAMSRRMRRSALWPIVVREHGTELPHARLLEEMASRYGAQLRAHLDSPGEASLLAAYEMGKEMVRSRLSPEEAMMFHMRALRMVEDADAMESDRFLMEVMAAFGAAFRALHARVEADETLRRNYRKLKHALGDTLEAINSLQESKDVLAVAHQRRVAQLAVAIAERLGLDEDRLEGLRVAASLHDVGMMRVPPETLARPGKLAPEEIDLVRAHPQVSYDMLKDIDSPWPIAEIARQHHERLDGKGYPLGLAGEEILLESRIISVADTVEAMISQRPYRAALDIATALEEIRKGSGSRFDPRVVEICDRLFTRERFTFH from the coding sequence ATGCCTCGACGGCAGCGGTGTGCCGGTCGTCGCGGTGGGGGCGCGGCGATGAGCAGGCGGATGCGCCGTTCGGCGCTCTGGCCGATCGTGGTGCGCGAACACGGCACGGAGCTTCCCCACGCCCGTCTGCTGGAGGAGATGGCCTCCCGCTACGGCGCGCAGTTGCGCGCCCATCTCGACTCCCCGGGCGAGGCGTCGCTGCTCGCCGCCTACGAGATGGGCAAGGAGATGGTGCGCAGCCGCCTCTCGCCGGAGGAGGCGATGATGTTCCACATGCGGGCGCTGCGCATGGTGGAAGATGCCGATGCTATGGAGTCCGACCGCTTCCTGATGGAGGTGATGGCCGCCTTCGGCGCCGCCTTCCGCGCACTGCACGCCCGGGTGGAGGCCGATGAGACGCTGCGGCGCAACTATAGGAAGCTCAAGCATGCCCTGGGCGACACGCTGGAGGCGATCAACTCCCTGCAGGAGAGCAAGGATGTGCTCGCCGTCGCCCATCAGCGGCGGGTGGCGCAACTGGCCGTGGCCATCGCCGAGCGGCTGGGGCTGGACGAGGATCGGCTCGAGGGGCTGCGGGTGGCCGCCTCGCTGCACGACGTCGGCATGATGCGGGTGCCGCCGGAGACGCTGGCCCGGCCGGGCAAGCTGGCGCCGGAGGAGATCGACCTGGTGCGGGCCCATCCGCAGGTGAGCTACGACATGCTCAAGGATATCGACTCGCCCTGGCCGATCGCCGAGATCGCCCGCCAGCACCACGAGCGGCTCGACGGGAAGGGGTATCCCCTGGGGCTTGCGGGTGAGGAGATCCTGCTCGAGTCGCGCATCATCTCGGTGGCCGACACGGTGGAGGCGATGATCTCGCAGCGCCCCTACCGGGCGGCGCTGGACATCGCCACCGCGCTGGAGGAGATCCGCAAGGGGAGCGGCAGCCGCTTCGATCCGCGGGTGGTGGAGATCTGCGACCGGCTCTTCACCCGGGAGCGGTTCACCTTCCACTGA
- the htpG gene encoding molecular chaperone HtpG codes for MTEATETRTGAKETFQFQTEVRRLLDLMIHSLYSNREIFLRELISNGSDAADKLRFEAATDDSLYEGDADLHLEISVDKEAKTITVRDNGIGMDREEVIDNIGTIARSGTRAFCERLSGDARADSQLIGQFGVGFYSAFLVADEVTLTTRRAGMGHEHGVRWQSRGDGDYTLERVDCPARGTEVVLHLRDDAAEFLDDYRLRSIVHKYADHIPFPIRMPHSDEKKRKKGEWETVNQASALWTRPKSELSDEEYRNFYKHVSHGFDEPLTWLHQHLEGKYEYTLLFYIPEHAPFDLWHAEAKSRVKLYVQRVFIMEAGEELLPRWLRFVSGVIDSSDLPLNVSREILQQNPAMEAIKSGATRRMLGHLETLAEKDPERYARFWGEFGTCLKEGVVEDFANRERIAALLRFSTTESDEERVSLADYIGRMKEGQEEIYFITAETLDAARHSPHLEIFRKKGIEVLLLHDRIDEWLVQHLTEFDGKQLKSIAKGELDLSKIAGGETAAEQKEKEARTRALRDRIKQALGDRVKDVRISNRLTESPACLISDQFDISANLERILKRAGQKTPEVKPILEINPDHPLIVRLNLQLDQCDIESWARILMDQAILAEGALPEDPAGFVRRVNEMLAR; via the coding sequence ATGACCGAAGCGACAGAGACCAGGACCGGCGCAAAGGAGACCTTCCAGTTCCAGACCGAGGTGCGCCGCCTGCTCGATCTGATGATCCACTCGCTCTACTCCAACCGCGAGATCTTCCTGCGCGAGCTGATCTCCAACGGCTCCGACGCCGCCGACAAGCTGCGTTTCGAGGCGGCCACCGACGATTCGCTCTACGAGGGCGACGCCGACCTCCATCTGGAGATCTCCGTCGACAAGGAGGCCAAGACCATCACCGTGCGCGACAACGGCATCGGCATGGACCGCGAGGAGGTGATCGACAACATCGGCACCATCGCCCGCTCCGGCACCCGCGCCTTCTGTGAACGGCTCTCCGGCGACGCCCGCGCCGACAGCCAACTGATCGGCCAGTTCGGCGTCGGCTTCTACTCCGCCTTTCTCGTCGCTGACGAGGTGACCCTGACCACCCGCCGGGCCGGCATGGGGCACGAGCACGGAGTGCGCTGGCAGTCGCGCGGCGACGGCGACTACACCTTGGAGCGGGTGGATTGCCCCGCCCGCGGCACCGAGGTGGTGCTCCACCTGCGTGACGACGCCGCCGAGTTCCTCGACGACTACCGCCTGCGGTCGATCGTCCACAAGTATGCCGACCACATCCCCTTCCCCATCCGCATGCCACACAGCGACGAGAAGAAGCGCAAGAAGGGGGAGTGGGAGACGGTCAACCAGGCATCGGCGCTCTGGACGCGACCCAAATCGGAGCTCTCCGACGAGGAGTACCGCAACTTCTACAAGCATGTCAGCCACGGCTTCGACGAACCGCTCACTTGGTTGCATCAGCATCTGGAGGGGAAGTACGAGTACACCCTGCTCTTCTACATCCCCGAACACGCCCCCTTCGATCTGTGGCACGCCGAGGCGAAGAGCCGCGTCAAGCTCTACGTCCAGCGCGTCTTCATCATGGAGGCGGGCGAAGAGCTGCTGCCACGCTGGCTGCGCTTCGTCAGCGGGGTGATCGACTCCTCCGACCTGCCGCTCAACGTCTCGCGCGAGATCCTGCAGCAGAACCCGGCGATGGAGGCGATCAAGAGCGGCGCGACCCGGCGCATGCTGGGCCATCTGGAGACGCTGGCCGAGAAGGATCCGGAGCGCTACGCCAGGTTCTGGGGGGAGTTCGGCACCTGTCTCAAGGAGGGGGTGGTCGAGGATTTCGCCAATCGGGAGCGTATCGCCGCCCTGCTGCGCTTCTCCACCACCGAAAGCGATGAGGAGAGGGTCTCGCTGGCCGACTACATCGGCCGCATGAAGGAGGGGCAGGAGGAGATCTACTTCATCACCGCCGAGACGCTCGATGCGGCCAGACACAGCCCGCATCTGGAGATCTTCCGCAAGAAGGGGATCGAGGTGCTGCTGCTGCACGACCGCATCGACGAGTGGCTGGTGCAGCACCTGACCGAGTTCGACGGCAAGCAGCTGAAGTCGATCGCCAAGGGGGAGCTCGACCTGTCGAAGATCGCCGGCGGAGAGACGGCGGCGGAGCAGAAGGAGAAGGAGGCGCGTACCCGCGCCCTGCGCGACCGGATCAAGCAGGCGCTCGGCGACCGGGTCAAGGATGTGCGCATCAGCAACCGGCTGACCGAATCCCCCGCCTGCCTGATCTCCGATCAGTTCGACATCAGCGCCAACCTGGAGCGGATCCTCAAGCGGGCCGGGCAGAAGACGCCGGAGGTGAAACCGATCCTGGAGATCAACCCCGACCATCCGCTGATCGTCCGGCTCAACCTCCAGCTCGATCAGTGCGACATCGAGAGTTGGGCGCGGATCCTGATGGATCAGGCGATCCTCGCCGAAGGGGCGCTGCCGGAGGACCCGGCCGGCTTCGTCCGCCGCGTCAACGAGATGCTGGCCAGGTAG
- a CDS encoding ABC transporter substrate-binding protein: MFEPSLRATRWRRSLALATLALITLSCPPIHADEPGPKAVVQQTVQSVIEILDQRSDKTKLREPERAAIRAILKERFDFAEMTRRSIGRAWKGLDPRRRQEFTVLFTQLMEYTYGNRLSSYHGQKIEYDDAEFRHKRARVKSRVIDGDKITPVEYRLRRRGGGWRIYDVKIEGVSLINTFRRDFRSMIERRGIDGLYAALQEKVATLKAKSRD; encoded by the coding sequence ATGTTCGAACCGTCCCTCCGCGCCACGCGATGGCGCCGTTCCCTGGCCTTGGCGACGCTGGCCCTGATCACCCTCTCCTGCCCCCCGATCCACGCCGACGAACCCGGCCCCAAGGCGGTGGTGCAGCAGACGGTGCAGTCGGTGATCGAGATTCTCGATCAGCGCAGCGACAAGACGAAGCTGCGCGAGCCGGAGCGGGCGGCGATCCGCGCCATCCTCAAGGAGCGCTTCGATTTCGCCGAGATGACCCGCCGCTCCATCGGCCGCGCCTGGAAGGGGCTCGATCCGAGGCGGCGGCAGGAGTTCACCGTGCTCTTCACCCAACTGATGGAGTACACCTACGGCAACCGCCTGAGCAGCTACCACGGCCAGAAGATCGAGTACGACGATGCCGAGTTCCGGCACAAGCGGGCGCGGGTCAAGTCGCGGGTGATCGACGGCGACAAAATCACTCCGGTGGAGTACCGACTGCGCCGGCGTGGGGGGGGGTGGAGGATCTACGACGTCAAGATCGAGGGGGTGAGCCTGATCAACACCTTCCGTCGGGATTTCCGCTCCATGATCGAGCGTCGCGGCATCGATGGCCTCTATGCGGCGCTGCAGGAGAAGGTCGCAACCCTCAAGGCCAAGAGCCGCGACTGA